In one Plasmodium vivax chromosome 4, whole genome shotgun sequence genomic region, the following are encoded:
- a CDS encoding hypothetical protein, conserved (encoded by transcript PVX_003740A; Apicoplast targeted protein. Curated by Stuart Ralph, Walter and Eliza Hall Institute of Medical Research, Australia.) has protein sequence MKKREIKKICLLYLQIIVFYSIMVSSMRRGKHHSKKKGELKIIKRANPFGKKKINRGSKSHSLLYLKNCELRNSGRRNTHLRDLFDHLSGGQPLRDSNIEEYHLTPKLRKTVQFFQALPNDPYRKSQEVILLGRKCPPMPEELKNRQNQVLGCQSTVYVHPTVEDREGKKIIAWVGDSDGLLTKGIVYILVDGLSGYPPEQILRVNPNFITLTGISEFLTMSRINGYLNIMNKMKAFSTSIMQNGER, from the exons atgaagaaaagggaaataaaaaaaatctgcttGCTATACCTACAGATCATTGTCTTCTACTCAATTATGGTTAGCTCCATGAGACGTGGAAAACAtcacagcaaaaaaaaaggcgagttgaaaattataaagagaGCAAATCCCtttgggaagaaaaagataaacaGAGGTAGTAAATCCCATTCGTTgctttacttaaaaaattgcgagCTAAGAAACAGCGGCCGGAGGAACACCCACCTGAGGGACTTATTTGACCACTTGTCCGGAGGCCAGCCCCTGCGGGATTCAAACATTGAGGAGTACCACCTGACGCCAAAGCTCAGAAAAACCGTGCAGTTCTTTCAAGCGCTTCCGAATGACCCCTACCGCAA AAGCCAAGAAGTGATACTGCTGGGGAGGAAGTGCCCGCCCATGCcggaagaattaaaaaacagGCAAAACCAAGTGTTG gGGTGCCAGTCAACTGTGTACGTTCACCCCACGGTGGAGGACCgtgaggggaagaagatcATTGCGTGGGTAGGGGATTCAG ACGGACTGCTAACCAAGGGAATTGTGTACATCTTAGTGGACGGCCTGAGCGGTTACCCCCCTGAGCAAATATTACGCGTAAACCCAAACTTCATTACGCTGACCGGCATCTCGGAATTCCTCACCATGAGCAGAATAAATGGCTACTTAAACATCATGAACAAGATGAAGGCGTTCTCCACGAGCATTATGCAGAACGGGGAACGCTAA
- a CDS encoding hypothetical protein, conserved (encoded by transcript PVX_003750A) has translation MSLLCHPDAVHLLVEDDLGSFLSSLEKERRPTSQIVILTDQATLLNERPTILATLKFFLRHPRDHSKGSLSPEGGRCTLQGKLQKGKHVDETKWSHPLVFPSSDDGDHLGEKYTHSSSERSANQDGKKGRSRNQTEGKAAHQMVLCEAKQGTTHLPGGTDPEELQQLFEKFEQSLGGKAIFTPHLFSQQIKNVLVIISNVKKWDDKVEVAQQLNELFGRDTNLREAQVICFARLKVHLFPASGRALVAALGGAAVKADRYDEAVHADEDDPPCSNTVTLIRGGLLTSLREGDCKGIFAQVLKLAILNDPKLFTNIKSSNLTQFKKRIKCFLHKLLKNSCDISRRGRRNKKIMNMFRFGTTIGNAIKSARGNPLNGVFTNEQMFLCYGIYYELRILYEVHAVDLISLIDVKEIMMKYKTKYKLSKNYLDYHTHEIMHHLRKAHPSERDKICLVHLTGIGEVHPDVVISIPLSVVCRVLCPMVCFPPRSMHFSRKGTEPTHTWESFVHIEHVGNKSEAIRMIYVSCMSRENTSIGNVTACLDVVVFVKILKEINFDIRLTRQGVATHPEDLSPGGNVLHIRGNIQRSAFLFKRFTYRRGITLNVYNCGTVCRFILPLLCLYICKQNLKAKRRKKRVLKWVLLKGSKQMETTRIIGPLVQVLRQTFKCVNIEYTKKENYLPICISVKEGANLEGRLFCTEYVRIDNYHSSQFVSAMLLLSAFSETDTRLALSFKRVGRGGTASRRDGRGGTPRGRAAQRRIDPRPNGCVSCCVGTLSSKPLHHTANFSLPAKPNETASHPTQRVERTTHQFSTTSKSFIDLTIRVMKLWGVQVRMKNFCYVLKKGGRYPSYGRGRSKVALRKSVVTRVKRFICVLRGVPPTGGKKGGITKRGREEGEALNSPVRLPVDVNGEEEDLELSRLINPPICAANSAPSCEVQNDLGLLIYFIIGCLIRGENCAIDVGLRLDGVDLYPVGGAGGSRQSGQGEESEPIPRGSHDPRYAHHLSSPRLRRIKAVRRQANIPNYALLNVLLLLGVDIYVEEGGSPRRSKKVYLLTSKRMSIRQEFLRRLLPLGVASKGGEKNPVGAVKRAKWEVFQNVHLKVMPLSSRMLLNVVVDVESFSDDFFSLSVLFCYYLLVHPTECFSFRIKNVRNQNVKESVRVYNAVIILKLFFQNVLFISCDRNSVYIDRMTHPVENCLFYRMSKKGELPPGEAPSEAASPTGALLGNNSKYVTNDRGEVYLYVDTQRDHRIIFMVAILSLLGGNVLIDNNGEVEKSFPHFFDYAHGHLGLNVRYATCGGLSFCSFAKLCGYSLMSGGGGSPSEEPPSNDRSSPRSNPPHGSTKVENPPRGNQVKCIHNLQQRGANNVAMKMGGAELGKKLHDSMDHWTTSKGSRGDETKFTHGQAEDPPSSGDDSTDSSSHLEMRHPCEEADGVDAPIGEMTFAERGRDKCDEDVKGGESKITDSHESRIRGGTTCEGSPISANDQSKWGGRQKRERSMLVPPRENPPLKDTCGEACDRTPTHGRGALPRDPNYWREYHYEELLHGNDADILHLINQVNRLNVHIICGIRNVGKSYLSKRVKTSSLVIDLDEFILDGPIRFDRLSIDDFRYYEYVTFVSTLYLAYLIFAEGNGHQGRGGKPMQGDDIVHQGIAHSMGTTEEAQAVLFENTFLSLQEDVHFNNKKVNRLYHTMKGRHFLTDFQVPVRSVTIVLGGGIVEFEKSRQVMQKMKNLLLIRRPPREIYHLCINDRVKPPLRGNLQEIISRRTALFASLNAFHFAIPPEESIKRCLKNANMSRDQLIVSSFLNFFNYQFFVKPAVKHSYGRAPTTGEGLLSLRLSEFSSFDCASLGGTYEVVELVLDCPQNGGEPNGEGHKADLLELAIFTIRSYTDKPICVKFPKWVLYPNWWEPPNEGPPGGQKNPPYRCTPTDLCKYKINLFDVDAHFFKRVGTFMPREREHLFIVISSYRERVHKGRVATDLHKLDKWHADLIRLTFARATHSDRETLHREITRHYAKRLGNHLISHVRGVRRMPCYDVPPHQVAHQRSYEISVYTEQNDPLVFLCNDVSHVGCPQQGVAAEEKGRRPHHPESYMHSFYRQGVKTIISCVPR, from the exons ATGAGCCTGCTGTGCCACCCCGACGCGGTTCACCTCCTTGTAGAGGATGACCTGGGATCTTTCCTCAGCAGCTTGGAGAAG GAGCGCCGACCCACCAGCCAGATTGTCATACTCACGGATCAGGCCACGCTCCTAAATGAACGACCAACTATCTTGGCCACTTTGAAATTCTTCCTGCGTCACCCCAGGGATCATTCAAAAGGGAGTTTATCCCCCGAAGGGGGTCGCTGCACTCTACAGGGAAAGTTACAAAAGGGCAAACATGTAGACGAGACGAAATGGAGCCACCCGTTGGTCTTCCCCTCTAGCGACGATGGGGACCACCTCGGTGAGAAATATACCCACTCCTCCAGCGAGCGGAGTGCTAATCAGGATGGGAAGAAAGGGAGAAGTCGTAACCAAACTGAAGGTAAAGCCGCACACCAGATGGTTCTTTGCGAAGCCAAGCAGGGGACGACGCACCTCCCTGGAGGCACTGACCCAGAAGAGCTGCAACAACTGTTTGAAAAGTTCGAGCAGTCCCTCGGGGGAAAAGCTATCTTTACCCCCCACCTTTTTTCacaacaaattaaaaacgtcCTAGTAATCATTTCGAATGTAAAAAAGTGGGATGACAAGGTGGAGGTTGCTCAGCAGTTAAATGAGCTCTTTGGTAGAGACACCAATTTGAGAGAAGCACAGGTGATCTGCTTTGCCA GGCTGAAGGTGCACCTGTTTCCGGCCAGCGGGCGCGCCCTCGTTGCAGCGCTGGGAGGAGCGGCGGTTAAAGCTGATCGTTATGATGAAGCGGTTCACGCCGACGAAGACGATCCACCTTGCTCCAATACCGTAACGCTCATCCGCGGGGGCCTCCTAACCTCGCTGAGGGAGGGAGACTGCAAGGGGATCTTCGCCCAGGTGCTAAAACTAGCCATCCTGAATGACCCCAAGCTGTTCACCAACATAAAAAGCTCCAACTTGACccagtttaaaaaaaggataaaatgtTTTCTCCACAAATTGTTGAAAAATAGTTGCGACATAAgtaggagaggaagaaggaacaagaaaattatgaacatgttcaggtTCGGAACTACCATTGGAAATGCAATAAAAAGTGCGAGAGGGAACCCCCTAAACGGCGTCttcacaaatgagcaaatgtTTCTCTGTTACGGCATTTACTACGAGCTGAGGATTCTCTACGAGGTGCATGCAGTGGACCTCATCTCCCTCATCGATGTGAAAGAAATTATgatgaaatataaaacgaAATATAAGTTAAGCAAAAACTATTTGGACTACCACACACATGAGATTATGCACCACCTTAGGAAGGCCCATCCATCGGAGAGGGACAAAATTTGTTTAGTTCACCTCACAGGAATAGGAGAGGTGCACCCCGATGTGGTGATCAGCATACCGCTAAGCGTCGTTTGTAGGGTTCTCTGCCCCAtggtgtgcttccccccgagGAGTATGCACTTCTCACGGAAGGGGACTGAAcccacacacacatgggAATCCTTCGTGCACATCGAACATGTGGGAAACAAATCGGAAGCCATTCGAATGATTTACGTCAGCTGCATGAGCAGAGAGAACACCTCCATCGGGAACGTAACGGCATGCCTTGACGTCGTAGTGttcgtaaaaattttaaaagaaatcaATTTTGACATCCGTCTGACGAGGCAAGGGGTTGCTACTCATCCGGAGGACCTCTCACCGGGGGGAAACGTCCTACACATAAGGGGGAACATCCAACGGAGTGCTTTCCTATTCAAACGGTTTACTTACCGAAGGGGAATCACCCTCAATGTGTACAACTGCGGGACGGTGTGCCGCttcattttgccccttcTTTGCCTCTACATCTGCAAGCAAAATTTGAAggcgaagaggagaaaaaaacgggtTCTAAAATGGGTTCTACTGAAAGGAAGCAAACAAATGGAAACGACTCGAATTATCGGCCCCCTCGTGCAGGTCCTACGGCAAACGTTCAAGTGTGTAAATATAGAGTacacgaaaaaggaaaattaccTGCCCATTTGCATCAGCGTGAAGGAGGGAGCCAACCTTGAGGGGAGACTCTTCTGCACGGAGTACGTTCGAATTGACAATTACCACTCGAGCCAGTTCGTCTCGGCGATGCTCCTGCTGTCTGCATTCTCCGAGACGGACACGCGCCTCGCCTTGAGCTTCAAGAGGGTTGGCAGAGGTGGCACCGCAAGTCGACGCGACGGGAGAGGGGGAACCCCTAGGGGTAGAGCGGCGCAGAGAAGAATTGACCCCCGTCCAAATGGGTGTGTATCCTGCTGTGTAGGCACCCTATCGTCCAAACCCCTCCACCACACTGCGAATTTCTCCCTCCCGGCAAAGCCCAACGAAACGGCTTCTCATCCTACCCAACGAGTTGAACGCACCACGCACCAATTCAGCACTACATCAAAATCGTTCATCGATTTGACCATCCGCGTGATGAAGTTATGGGGGGTGCAGGTCAGAATGAAAAACTTCTGCTACGTTctcaaaaagggaggcaGGTACCCCTCCTATGGGAGGGGGCGCAGCAAAGTGGCCCTCCGCAAAAGCGTTGTTACCAGGGTTAAGCGGTTCATTTGTGTGCTGAGGGGGGTGCCCCCCACgggtggcaaaaaagggggcatcaCCAAACGGGGCcgcgaagagggggaagctTTGAACAGCCCGGTGAGGCTCCCCGTAGATGTAAAcggagaggaagaggactTGGAGCTCTCTCGGTTAATCAACCCCCCCATCTGCGCCGCTAACAGCGCACCTTCGTGTGAAGTGCAAAACGATTTGGGGCTGCTCATCTACTTCATCATTGGCTGCCTCATCCGGGGGGAGAACTGCGCCATCGACGTGGGGCTCCGTCTGGACGGCGTCGACCTGTACCCTGTTGGGGGCGCCGGGGGGAGCAGACAAAGCGGACAAGGCGAAGAAAGCGAACCCATCCCGCGCGGATCTCACGACCCGCGCTACGCTCACCACTTGAGCTCCCCCCGCTTGCGCAGAATCAAGGCGGTGAGGCGCCAGGCGAACATCCCCAACTACGCCCTCCTGAAtgtgctgctcctcctcggGGTTGACATATACGtcgaagaggggggaagccccagaaggagcaaaaaagtGTATCTGCTCACCTCGAAAAGGATGAGCATCAGGCAAGAGTTCCTAAGgcggcttcttcccctgggggttgcttccaaagggggagagaaaaaccCAGTGGGTGCAGTCAAGCGAGCCAAGTGGGAGGTCTTCCAAAATGTGCATCTGAAGGTGATGCCCCTTTCAAGTAGGATGCTCCTCAACGTGGTGGTAGATGTCGAAAGCTTCTCCGATGACTTCTTCTCCCTGAGTGTCCTCTTCTGTTACTACCTCCTAGTGCACCCAACGGAATGCTTTTCCTTTAGAATAAAAAACGTCCGAAACCAGAACGTGAAGGAGTCCGTACGTGTTTACAACGCGGTAATCATATTGAagctattttttcaaaacgtcCTCTTCATTTCTTGTGATAGGAATAGTGTGTATATCGACCGCATGACCCACCCAGTAGAGAACTGCCTCTTCTATAGGATgtccaaaaaaggggagctccccccaggggaggCTCCTTCTGAGGCAGCTTCACCAACTGGTGCCCTACTAGGAAACAACTCCAAATATGTAACGAACGACAGAGGGGAGGTGTACCTTTATGTAGACACTCAGAGGGACCATCGGATCATTTTCATGGTCGCCATTTTGTCCCTCCTCGGGGGAAACGTCCTGATTGATAACAATGGAGAGGTAGAAAAGAGCTTCCCTCACTTTTTCGATTACGCCCATGGGCACTTAGGGTTAAACGTGCGTTACGCAACTTGTGGGGGGCTCAGCTTTTGTAGTTTTGCCAAGCTGTGTGGGTACAGTTTGATGAGCGGCGGTGGTGGGTCTCCCTCAGAAGAGCCTCCCTCAAACGATCGCTCCTCACCCAGGAGCAACCCCCCTCATGGATCTACCAAGGTGGAAAATCCTCCACGTGGGAACCAAGTTAAGTGCATACATAATCTTCAACAAAGGGGAGCCAACAATGTGGCTATGAAAATGGGAGGGGCAGAATTAGGGAAAAAACTCCACGACAGTATGGACCACTGGACTACCTCAAAAGGAAGTAGAGGTGACGAAACGAAATTTACGCATGGCCAGGCTGAGGATCCCCCATCCAGCGGAGACGACTCCACAGATTCGAGCTCGCACCTGGAGATGAGGCACCCTTGTGAGGAGGCGGACGGGGTGGACGCACCCATCGGGGAAATGACCTTCGCTGAAAGGGGTAGAGATAAATGTGATGAAGAtgtgaaagggggggagtcAAAAATAACCGATTCGCATGAGAGTCGAATACGTGGAGGTACTACATGTGAAGGATCCCCCATCAGTGCAAACGACCaatcaaaatggggggggcgccaaaaaagggaacgaaGCATGTTAGTCCCCCCTagggagaacccccccctCAAGGATACCTGTGGAGAAGCATGTGATAGAACTCCCACCCACGGAAGGGGGGCCCTCCCACGGGATCCGAACTATTGGAGAGAATACCACTACGAGGAGCTTCTCCACGGAAACGACGCTGATATACTTCACCTCATCAACCAAGTGAACCGTCTCAACGTACACATCATATGCGGGATTAGAAATGTGGGCAAAAGCTACCTCagcaaaagggtaaaaaCGAGCAGCCTTGTGATTGACCTAGACGAATTTATCCTTGATGGTCCCATACGCTTTGATCGACTCTCCATCGATGACTTCAGGTACTACGAGTATGTCACCTTCGTTTCGACGCTGTATCTGGCGTACTTAATTTTTGCGGAGGGGAATGGTCACCAAGGCAGGGGAGGAAAACCCATGCAGGGTGATGATATTGTTCACCAAGGGATCGCTCACTCCATGGGCACCACTGAAGAAGCTCAAGCCgttttatttgaaaatacCTTTTTGAGTCTCCAAGAGGATGTCCATTTTAACAACAAAAAGGTGAACCGCCTTTACCACACCATGAAGGGGAGGCACTTCCTCACCGATTTTCAAGTGCCTGTCCGAAGCGTCACAATCGTCCTTGGGGGAGGCATCGTAGAATTTGAAAAGTCTAGGCAagtaatgcaaaaaatgaaaaatctCCTTCTGATTAGAAGACCCCCAAGAGAGATTTACCATCTGTGCATTAACGATAGGGTGAAACCCCCTTTAAGGGGCAACCTCCAAGAAATAATTAGCAGAAGAACGGCCCTCTTTGCCAGTTTGAATGCCTTTCACTTTGCCATTCCCCCGGAGGAGAGCATAAAGAGGTGCCTGAAAAATGCGAACATGTCCAGGGACCAACTGATAGTGAGTAGCTTCCTAAACTTCTTCAACTACCAATTCTTTGTGAAGCCCGCAGTTAAGCATTCCTACGGTAGGGCGCCCACAACGGGGGAGGGCCTACTCTCCTTGCGTCTTTCAGAATTTTCTTCGTTCGACTGCGCGTCGTTGGGTGGCACCTACGAGGTGGTTGAGTTGGTGCTGGATTGCCCTCAAAACGGGGGTgaaccaaatggggaggggcacAAGGCGGATTTGCTcgagctagccattttcACAATCCGGTCTTACACAGACAAACCGATCTGCGTCAAGTTCCCCAAGTGGGTTCTATACCCCAATTGGTGGGAACCCCCAAATGAGGGACCCCCCGGGGGACAAAAAAACCCCCCCTACAGATGCACCCCCACCGACTTGTgcaaatacaaaattaaCCTCTTCGACGTTgatgcgcatttttttaaaagggtgGGTACCTTCATGCCGCGGGAGAGGGAACATCTTTTCATCGTCATCTCAAGTTACCGGGAGAGGGTCCACAAAGGGAGAGTAGCAACCGACTTGCATAAACTAGACAAGTGGCACGCCGATTTGATAAGGCTAACCTTTGCGCGGGCGACCCACTCGGACCGGGAGACTCTCCATCGGGAAATAACTCGGCACTACGCGAAGAGGCTGGGCAATCACCTAATTTCCCACGTTAGAGGTGTTAGGAGAATGCCATGCTACGATGTTCCGCCTCACCAAGTCGCCCACCAGCGGAGTTACGAAATTTCGGTCTACACCGAGCAGAATGATCCCCTCGTCTTTCTCTGCAACGACGTTTCCCACGTGGGGTGCCCACAGCAGGGGGTGGCAGCGGAGGAGAAGGGACGGCGACCTCATCACCCCGAGAGCTACATGCACAGCTTCTACCGCCAAGGGGTGAAGACCATCATTTCGTGTGTCCCCCGCTGA
- a CDS encoding transporter, putative (encoded by transcript PVX_003745A), whose protein sequence is MTKHTYMEDRNMAEPVGSILVEETEKLVDTYRFDSAASEGPKKSKSSQKKDGKHGMAFHKSLAVVNVAAGLDGCDDQLLPASFRALEADLNLHPSLLGYITLAQTLMLSLFSPIWGFLSDKYSRKWMLVFGTALWGVATILLANINDFAHIIFFRAINGLALGSIGPISQSILADAAKNESLGLSFGLVQLSSSVGRLIGGVVTTTVALKYFGGIRGWRLCFIVVGILSILLSIVVALFVDDAPRQVRKKKKMEYLDGDDIDAGSNNVRIVTQYTQSYLLYQNIVELLRDSLSKKSIIIILLEGFTGTIPWLALSFNTMFFQYCGLSDLQAAIITGFLLIGSALGGVIGGHFGDIMHDISNKHGRPFLGQLAMFGRVPLVILTYLVIPQRKESFELFALSCFFLGLSSIAGVAVNRPIVSDIIRPDYRGTVFSLTIAIEGVGASLIGAPLFGYLAEKVFNYQNNNLLIAEMPEELRRNNAEALSKTLLYLTLVPWLLSFVFYSLLHFTYGKEYQKMNEIIESEYKYDDEDEETVAEK, encoded by the coding sequence ATGACTAAGCACACCTACATGGAGGACCGAAACATGGCGGAACCGGTGGGCAGCATCCTGGTGGAGGAAACGGAGAAGCTCGTAGACACGTACCGCTTCGACAGCGCGGCAAGCGAAGGCCCCAAGAAGTCAAAGTCAAGTCAGAAGAAAGATGGAAAGCACGGAATGGCTTTCCACAAATCGCTAGCTGTGGTGAACGTAGCTGCAGGGTTAGACGGATGTGACGACCAGCTACTACCAGCAAGTTTCAGAGCTTTAGAAGCAGATTTGAATTTACATCCATCCTTATTAGGGTATATCACCCTGGCGCAAACATTAATGTTAAGTTTGTTTAGCCCCATCTGGGGATTCCTCTCCGACAAGTATTCGCGAAAGTGGATGCTCGTGTTTGGCACAGCCCTCTGGGGAGTGGCAACAATATTGCTAGCCAACATAAATGATTTCGCTCATATCATATTCTTTAGAGCAATAAATGGATTGGCCTTAGGTAGTATAGGTCCCATCTCACAGAGTATCCTAGCCGATGCAGCGAAGAATGAATCGCTTGGGTTGTCCTTCGGATTGGTACAGCTATCTTCCAGTGTGGGCAGACTAATCGGAGGGGTGGTAACCACCACAGTggcattaaaatatttcggAGGAATTAGAGGCTGGAGATTGTGCTTCATCGTGGTGGGCATTCTGAGCATTTTGCTAAGTATCGTAGTGGCCCTCTTTGTAGATGACGCTCCAAGACAGGttcgaaaaaagaagaagatggaGTACCTAGACGGGGATGACATAGATGCAGGTTCTAACAATGTTAGGATAGTAACCCAATACACGCAGTCATATCTACTGTACCAGAACATCGTGGAGTTGCTTCGAGACAGCTTGTCTAAGAAAAGCATCATCATCATTCTGTTGGAAGGATTCACGGGGACTATTCCTTGGCTAGCTCTAAGCTTCAACACTATGTTTTTTCAGTACTGCGGGTTGAGCGATCTGCAGGCTGCCATAATAACGGGGTTTCTACTCATCGGCTCCGCACTAGGTGGAGTTATAGGTGGCCACTTTGGAGATATAATGCACGACATATCAAATAAGCATGGAAGGCCGTTCCTTGGCCAGCTAGCCATGTTTGGGAGAGTCCCTCTGGTTATTCTAACCTACTTGGTAATTCCACAAAGAAAGGAGAGCTTCGAATTATTTGCCCTTTCCTGTTTCTTCCTGGGGTTATCCTCCATTGCTGGTGTTGCTGTAAATAGGCCAATCGTTTCGGACATCATTCGCCCCGATTACAGAGGCACCGTCTTCTCCCTAACGATTGCCATCGAGGGAGTGGGGGCATCCCTCATTGGAGCTCCGCTGTTTGGTTACCTAGCCGAAAAGGTCTTTAACTACCAGAATAACAACTTACTGATTGCGGAGATGCCGGAGGAGTTGCGCAGGAACAACGCGGAGGCCCTCTCCAAAACGCTGCTCTACCTGACGCTGGTCCCCTGGCTGCTCTCCTTCGTCTTCTACAGCCTGCTCCACTTCACCTACGGTAAGGAGTACCAGAAGATGAACGAGATCATTGAGAGTGAATACAAGTACGACGACGAGGACGAGGAGACCGTGGCGGAGAAGtag